The Aggregatilinea lenta genome includes a region encoding these proteins:
- the ilvC gene encoding ketol-acid reductoisomerase, which produces MAVIYRDADANLGLLTDKQITVLGYGNLGRPMALNLRDSAFPVLIGNPQDTYAVHAYRDGFEVVSIADATARSNLILVMVPDELAPQIYLVEIAPYLKPGDTLVFASGYNITFGFIEPPPFVDIVLIAPQTVGAAVRDGYVAGSGFPSFVAVAQDASGQAWPRVLAIAKALGALHRGAIEMTFQQETELDLFCQQALMPAIHSVLQTAIDVLNREGFPPEAIFTSLYLSGELGYIISKWAEKGILPSMEMHSLTHQYGTLSRIERFKEVKLTRQMETILDSIRHGNFAQEWAAEFADGYPRLEALRRRLSSMPFWQYERDVLDELHADDGEAL; this is translated from the coding sequence ATGGCCGTCATCTACCGCGACGCAGACGCCAACCTCGGTCTGCTGACCGACAAGCAAATCACCGTGTTGGGCTATGGCAACCTCGGCAGGCCGATGGCACTCAATCTGCGCGACAGCGCGTTCCCGGTGCTGATCGGCAATCCGCAGGATACCTACGCCGTGCACGCCTACCGCGACGGGTTCGAAGTAGTCTCCATCGCCGACGCGACCGCGCGCTCGAACCTGATCCTGGTCATGGTGCCCGACGAGCTGGCCCCGCAGATCTATCTCGTTGAGATCGCCCCCTACCTCAAACCCGGCGACACGCTCGTCTTTGCCTCCGGCTACAACATCACCTTCGGCTTTATCGAGCCGCCGCCGTTCGTGGATATCGTGCTTATTGCGCCGCAGACCGTGGGTGCGGCGGTGCGTGACGGCTACGTCGCCGGGAGCGGCTTCCCCAGCTTCGTAGCCGTCGCCCAGGACGCTTCCGGACAAGCATGGCCGCGCGTGCTGGCCATCGCTAAGGCGCTCGGCGCGCTGCATCGCGGCGCGATCGAGATGACCTTCCAGCAGGAAACCGAGCTTGACCTGTTCTGCCAGCAGGCATTGATGCCCGCCATCCACAGTGTGCTGCAAACGGCCATCGACGTGCTCAACCGCGAGGGATTCCCCCCAGAGGCGATCTTTACCAGCCTCTACCTCTCCGGCGAGCTGGGTTACATCATCTCCAAATGGGCCGAAAAGGGCATTCTGCCCAGCATGGAAATGCACTCGTTGACGCACCAGTACGGCACGCTGTCGCGCATTGAGCGCTTCAAAGAGGTGAAGCTGACCCGGCAAATGGAGACGATCCTCGATTCGATCCGTCATGGCAACTTCGCGCAAGAATGGGCCGCCGAATTTGCCGACGGCTACCCGCGCCTCGAAGCGCTGCGCCGCCGCCTGTCGAGCATGCCGTTCTGGCAGTATGAGCGCGATGTCCTGGACGAGCTGCACGCCGACGACGGCGAGGCGCTCTAG
- a CDS encoding RNA polymerase sigma factor — MQRTLAGDQQAFGELVQRYERDVFNLAYRMLNERTEAEDAAQEAFLRAYANLERYDPDRSFKTWILSITSNHCIDRLRRRRLVWLSLEEEPMMPHPALTSDIPGPEEAALTNERNVLVQGLLDDLNPDYRLAVVLRYWYDLSYAEIAEMLDTTESAVKSRLFRARQALAEHLDAQPASALNVAVEGS; from the coding sequence GTGCAGCGGACGCTTGCAGGCGATCAGCAAGCCTTCGGGGAGCTTGTGCAACGGTACGAGCGCGATGTGTTTAACCTGGCATATCGCATGTTGAACGAGCGGACCGAGGCGGAGGATGCCGCGCAGGAAGCGTTTTTGCGCGCCTATGCAAATCTGGAGCGCTACGATCCTGACCGGTCGTTCAAGACGTGGATTCTGTCGATCACGTCCAATCACTGTATCGACCGGCTGCGGCGGCGAAGACTGGTTTGGCTTTCGTTGGAAGAAGAGCCGATGATGCCGCACCCGGCCCTGACCAGTGACATTCCCGGACCCGAAGAAGCGGCGCTGACGAATGAACGTAACGTGTTGGTCCAGGGACTGCTGGACGACTTGAATCCCGATTATCGGCTTGCCGTGGTACTGCGCTACTGGTATGACCTGTCCTATGCGGAAATTGCCGAAATGCTCGACACGACCGAAAGTGCGGTCAAAAGCCGGTTATTCCGTGCGCGGCAAGCCCTCGCCGAACATCTCGACGCGCAGCCCGCGTCGGCGCTCAATGTGGCAGTGGAAGGCTCTTAA